A genomic region of Cannabis sativa cultivar Pink pepper isolate KNU-18-1 chromosome 1, ASM2916894v1, whole genome shotgun sequence contains the following coding sequences:
- the LOC133038304 gene encoding myb family transcription factor PHL7 isoform X1 yields MDPVNGGNSLNNPSLASKQRLRWTHELHERFVDAVAQLGGPDRATPKGVLRVMGVQGLTIYHVKSHLQKYRLAKYLPESSSDGKKADKKEPGDTLSNMEGSSSGMQITEALKLQMEVQKRLHEQLEVQRQLQLRIEAQGKYLKKIIEEQQRLSGVLSDGPGVGDNGPESDKTEPATPAPTSETPLELLDKTVKEHTPAKSLSVDESLSSHQEPSTPDSGCHDGSPAESPEGERLVKKQRVSMGGAFANPDLVLTHQILESSLNSSYQQPQSAFLAGEQFESSRNTVGNSDQLENVTAGNL; encoded by the exons ATGGATCCAGTCAATGGAGGCAACAGTCTTAACAATCCCAGTCTTGCCTCCAAACAAAGGTTACGTTGGACGCATGAGCTTCATGAACGATTTGTTGATGCTGTGGCACAACTTGGAGGACCTGATC GTGCCACTCCAAAAGGGGTTCTTAGAGTAATGGGTGTACAGGGTTTGACAATTTATCATGTCAAAAGCCATTTACAG aaaTACCGGCTTGCAAAATACTTACCTGAGTCGTCATCTGATG GGAAAAAAGCTGACAAGAAGGAGCCGGGGGATACTCTTTCTAATATGGAGGGTTCATC CAGTGGGATGCAAATTACTGAAGCATTGAAGCTGCAGATGGAGGTCCAGAAGCGCTTGCATGAACAATTAGAG GTACAGAGACAGCTTCAGTTACGTATAGAGGCCCAAGGCAAGTACTTGAAAAAGATTATTGAAGAGCAACAAAGACTAAGTGGAGTTCTTTCAGATGGGCCTGGTGTGGGTGATAATGGCCCAGAATCTGACAAGACAGAACCAGCGACCCCTGCTCCAACATCTGAGACACCCCTCGAACTCCTAGACAAGACTGTCAAGGAACATACCCCAGCTAAGAGTCTTTCTGTTGATGAATCCCTATCATCTCACCAAGAACCATCAACCCCAGATTCTGGCTGCCATGATGGTTCCCCAGCCGAGAGCCCTGAAGGTGAGAGATTAGTGAAGAAGCAAAGGGTTAGCATGGGTGGAGCGTTTGCTAATCCAGATTTAGTGCTTACACACCAAATATTGGAGTCAAGTTTAAATTCTTCTTATCAGCAACCACAATCTGCTTTCCTGGCTGGAGAGCAGTTTGAATCATCAAGAAATACTGTTGGGAATAGTGATCAACTGGAAAATGTCACAGCCGGCAATCTGTAA
- the LOC133038304 gene encoding myb family transcription factor PHL7 isoform X4, producing the protein MDPVNGGNSLNNPSLASKQRLRWTHELHERFVDAVAQLGGPDRATPKGVLRVMGVQGLTIYHVKSHLQKYRLAKYLPESSSDADKKEPGDTLSNMEGSSGMQITEALKLQMEVQKRLHEQLEVQRQLQLRIEAQGKYLKKIIEEQQRLSGVLSDGPGVGDNGPESDKTEPATPAPTSETPLELLDKTVKEHTPAKSLSVDESLSSHQEPSTPDSGCHDGSPAESPEGERLVKKQRVSMGGAFANPDLVLTHQILESSLNSSYQQPQSAFLAGEQFESSRNTVGNSDQLENVTAGNL; encoded by the exons ATGGATCCAGTCAATGGAGGCAACAGTCTTAACAATCCCAGTCTTGCCTCCAAACAAAGGTTACGTTGGACGCATGAGCTTCATGAACGATTTGTTGATGCTGTGGCACAACTTGGAGGACCTGATC GTGCCACTCCAAAAGGGGTTCTTAGAGTAATGGGTGTACAGGGTTTGACAATTTATCATGTCAAAAGCCATTTACAG aaaTACCGGCTTGCAAAATACTTACCTGAGTCGTCATCTGATG CTGACAAGAAGGAGCCGGGGGATACTCTTTCTAATATGGAGGGTTCATC TGGGATGCAAATTACTGAAGCATTGAAGCTGCAGATGGAGGTCCAGAAGCGCTTGCATGAACAATTAGAG GTACAGAGACAGCTTCAGTTACGTATAGAGGCCCAAGGCAAGTACTTGAAAAAGATTATTGAAGAGCAACAAAGACTAAGTGGAGTTCTTTCAGATGGGCCTGGTGTGGGTGATAATGGCCCAGAATCTGACAAGACAGAACCAGCGACCCCTGCTCCAACATCTGAGACACCCCTCGAACTCCTAGACAAGACTGTCAAGGAACATACCCCAGCTAAGAGTCTTTCTGTTGATGAATCCCTATCATCTCACCAAGAACCATCAACCCCAGATTCTGGCTGCCATGATGGTTCCCCAGCCGAGAGCCCTGAAGGTGAGAGATTAGTGAAGAAGCAAAGGGTTAGCATGGGTGGAGCGTTTGCTAATCCAGATTTAGTGCTTACACACCAAATATTGGAGTCAAGTTTAAATTCTTCTTATCAGCAACCACAATCTGCTTTCCTGGCTGGAGAGCAGTTTGAATCATCAAGAAATACTGTTGGGAATAGTGATCAACTGGAAAATGTCACAGCCGGCAATCTGTAA
- the LOC133038290 gene encoding aspartyl protease family protein At5g10770-like translates to MGSLWFLGLLLLLVSISSSTAHVFQEKDSLELTIYHVKTNNNSSLNPKSHFEDIVTNDNERLKTLYYTLSQNDTSSTTSSSFSTYSSHHKPTDLKSINIPLNSGMSIGSGNYYVKVGLGSPPKYYSMIIDTGSSFSWLQCQPCKIYCHNQVDPVFDPKTSKTYKHLTCGSPECSSVKQATLNDPFCAAGSDNCIYTASYGDSSFSIGILSQDRLTITQTQILPSFVYGCGQDNQGLFGRAAGILGLARDKLSLLSQASAKYGYAFSYCLPSAEFGQGGVFSIGTSSVSSPAFKYTPMMTDAKNPSLYFLRLTTITVGMKPLGVAPTSYRVPCIIDSGTVITRLPNPLYSALSQAFAKIVSTKFAKAPAVSILDTCFKGSPSAVSAAVPHIQLLFQGGAGLNLGPKNLILEAEKGVTCLAFAASNEYAIIGNRQQQTYKVAYDVSKSRIGFAPGGCR, encoded by the exons ATGGGGTCATTATGGTTTCTGGGTTTATTACTTCTGCTTGTGTCGATATCCAGCTCAACGGCCCATGTATTTCAag AGAAAGACTCGTTGGAACTGACTATATATCATGTGAAAACCAATAACAATTCATCTCTAAACCCAAAGTCCCATTTTGAAGATATAGTAACAAACGACAATGAACGCCTCAAAACGCTCTACTATACTCTATCACAAAACGACACAAGCTCTACAACTTCTTCTTCATTCTCTACCTATTCTTCTCATCATAAGCCAACAGATCTCAAATCCATTAACATACCACTGAACTCGGGTATGTCAATCGGGTCGGGTAATTACTATGTAAAAGTGGGCCTTGGAAGCCCACCAAAATACTACTCCATGATCATCGACACAGGTAGCTCATTCTCATGGCTTCAATGCCAACCTTGTAAAATTTACTGCCATAACCAAGTAGACCCTGTTTTCGACCCAAAAACatcaaaaacttacaaacaccTAACGTGTGGTAGCCCCGAATGCTCGTCGGTAAAACAGGCGACACTCAACGACCCCTTTTGCGCCGCCGGTTCAGACAACTGTATCTACACAGCCAGCTACGGAGACTCGTCGTTCTCAATTGGGATTCTCAGTCAAGACCGTCTCACCATAACCCAGACCCAGATTCTTCCCAGCTTCGTATATGGATGTGGGCAAGACAATCAAGGCCTGTTCGGAAGAGCCGCCGGGATTTTGGGTCTTGCCCGGGACAAACTCTCGTTGCTTTCCCAGGCTTCCGCTAAGTACGGATACGCTTTCTCGTACTGTCTTCCTTCGGCAGAATTCGGCCAAGGTGGAGTCTTTTCGATTGGAACATCTTCAGTTTCATCACCGGCTTTTAAGTACACCCCTATGATGACCGATGCTAAGAATCCCAGTTTGTATTTTCTGAGATTAACGACTATAACGGTCGGAATGAAGCCATTAGGAGTAGCTCCTACGAGTTACAGAGTGCCCTGTATTATAGACTCTGGTACTGTTATTACTCGTTTGCCTAATCCTTTATACTCTGCTTTAAGTCAagcttttgctaagatagtatcGACCAAGTTCGCCAAGGCTCCAGCTGTTTCGATTTTGGATACTTGTTTCAAGGGGAGCCCCAGCGCCGTTTCGGCTGCGGTGCCACATATTCAACTTCTGTTTCAAGGCGGCGCCGGTCTTAATCTGGGGCCTAAAAATTTGATCTTGGAAGCAGAAAAGGGTGTCACTTGTTTGGCTTTCGCAGCAAGTAATGAGTATGCCATTATTGGAAACCGTCAGCAGCAAACTTATAAGGTGGCCTATGATGTTTCCAAATCCCGAATCGGGTTCGCTCCCGGCGGCTGTCGTTGA
- the LOC133038297 gene encoding uncharacterized protein LOC133038297, with protein sequence MIDQFINFVIRPPRAEYNPDQYLWENNFSLAGRTYKRQDLELRNARGHVLRCSHYLPLDLPEDASLPCVIYCHGNSGCRADANEAAVILLPSNITVFTLDFSGSGLSDGDYVSLGWHERDDLKIVVSHLRSNKQISRIGLWGRSMGAVTCLLYGAEDPSIAGMVLDSAFSNLYNLMMELVDVYKIRLPKFTIKMAVQYMRRVIEKKAKFDIMDLNCLQVAPKTFIPALFGHAKDDKFIQSRHSTIIHNSYSGDKNVIYFDGDHNSSRPQFFYDSVSIFFYNVLHPPQIPSVTCKPEKYYDLGDLKVGVGMDEGLLYEIITGVRSVGTDAASSSSAPPIISTVESVDKLLSNIAPVATDSALDEINALSRHESSQSQEKIDSQNEECCSYTSSNRESWGRCSSLGGSDEESSADCTTTAENGDQTVKVFATPLRSTTQQKSVPAKEEKKKKAPTIPKKPKSEKLEKLEALSRRLRHCILKRVNHRRHRSS encoded by the exons ATGATCGATCAATTCATCAACTTTGTGATTCGCCCGCCCAG GGCAGAGTATAATCCAGATCAGTATCTTTgggaaaataatttttctcttgCAGGAAGAACATATAAACGGCAAGACTTGGAG CTCAGGAATGCGAGGGGCCATGTGTTGCGATGTAGTCATTATTTGCCTTTGGATTTACCTGAAGATGCTTCTCTTCCTTGTGTTATATACTGCCATGGAAACAG TGGATGCCGGGCAGATGCAAATGAGGCTGCTGTAATTCTTCTTCCTTCAAATATCACTGTTTTTACTCTTGATTTTTCGGGTTCAGGCTTATCGGATGGTGATTATGTCAGCCTCGGTTGGCATGAG AGAGATGATCTCAAAATTGTTGTATCGCATTTAAGAAGCAACAAACAAATTTCACGAATAGGTCTATGGGGACGATCCATGGGTGCAGTTACCTG CCTTCTTTATGGAGCAGAAGACCCTTCCATTGCTGGAATGGTGTTGGATAGTGCATTTTCAAATTTATACAATCTGATGATGGAACTTGTAGATGTGTACAAAATCCGGCTTCCTAAATTTACT ATTAAAATGGCAGTGCAATACATGAGGCGGGTAATTGAGAAGAAGGCAAAGTTTGATATTATGGATCTTAATTGCTTACAG GTGGCACCGAAGACGTTCATTCCTGCATTATTTGGACATGCAAAGGATGACAAATTCATCCAATCCCGACATTCGactatcatacataattcataTTCG GGTGATAAAAACGTTATTTACTTTGATGGTGATCACAACTCCTCTCGACCTCAGTTCTTCTATGATTCAGtatccatttttttttacaatgttCTTCACCCACCACAAATACCTTCTGTTACATGTAAGCCTGAGAAATATTACGATTTGGGGGATTTGAAAGTTGGTGTTGGTATGGATGAG GGTTTGCTATACGAGATAATCACTGGTGTTCGTTCAGTTGGTACTGATGCAGCCAGTTCTTCTTCTGCTCCTCCCATCATATCAACCGTAGAATCGGTGGATAAACTTCTTTCTAATATTGCTCCAGTGGCTACT GACTCTGCACTTGATGAGATCAATGCACTAAGCAGACATGAATCATCACAATCGCAG GAAAAGATAGACTCCCAAAATGAAGAATGTTGTTCATATACGAGCTCAAATAGAGAAAGTTGGGGGAGATGCTCATCATTGGGAGGCAGTGATGAAGAATCTTCTGCAGATTGCACCACAACTGCAGAAAATGGTGATCAG ACCGTTAAGGTTTTTGCAACGCCACTTCGAAGTACCACGCAGCAGAAGTCAGTACCTGCAaaagaggagaagaagaagaaagcacCAACCATTCCAAAGAAGCCTAAGAGTGAAAAACTCGAGAAATTAGAGGCACTTAGTAGACGACTACGTCATTGCATTCTTAAGAGAGTTAACCATCGgagacatcgttcttcatga
- the LOC133038342 gene encoding uncharacterized protein At3g52155, chloroplastic — MNAVTLSNTLQLNYPIFKTQLQFPSRPIFLQPSSTCRRSFRRLIRRSSMVVETGVEDSSGTVSEEDNKPETPSSPTESVARRLILLRHAKSSWRDRSLRDHDRPLSKTGKADAINVAHKLQELGWVPQLILCSNALRTRETLKIMQEEVEGFLEAQVRYVSSFYSVAAMDGQTAEHLQQVICRYSSDEILTVMCMGHNKGWEEAASMFTGASIELKTCNAALLETTGSSWTEAFALAGLGGWKLQGIVKPSS; from the exons ATGAATGCAGTAACGCTCTCTAATACATTGCAGCTAAACTATCCCATTTTCAAAACTCAGCTTCAATTTCCATCAAGACCAATTTTTTTGCAACCCTCTTCGACCTGCCGGAGAAGCTTCAGACGCTTGATTCGACGGTCGTCTATGGTGGTCGAGACTGGCGTGGAAGATTCAAGCGGAACTGTTTCTGAGGAAGACAACAAACCAGAAACCCCTTCGTCCCCAACTGAGTCTGTAGCTCGACGCCTTATTCTCCTTCGACACGCCAAGAGCTCATGGCGAGACCGTTCGCTACGAG ATCATGATCGGCCTCTGAGTAAAACGGGGAAAGCTGATGCTATCAACGTAGCTCATAAGCTCCAAGAATTGGGTTGGGTTCCTCAACTTATTTTGTGTAG TAATGCATTGAGAACTAGGGAGACGCTTAAAATTATGCAGGAAGAAGTTGAAGGGTTCTTGGAAGCCCAAGTACGATATGTTTCAAGCTTTTATTCTGTTGCAGCCATGGATGGACAGACTGCTGAGCACCTTCAACAAGTTATATGTAGATATTCAAGTGATGAGATACTTACTGTTAT GTGCATGGGACACAATAAGGGCTGGGAGGAGGCAGCCTCAATGTTCACTGGTGCCTCCATAGAACTGAAGACATGCAATGCTGCTCTGCTTGAAACTACTGGGAGTTCATGGACTGAG GCATTTGCTTTGGCAGGACTTGGTGGGTGGAAGTTGCAGGGTATAGTGAAACCAAGTAGCTAG
- the LOC133038304 gene encoding myb family transcription factor PHL7 isoform X3 — MDPVNGGNSLNNPSLASKQRLRWTHELHERFVDAVAQLGGPDRATPKGVLRVMGVQGLTIYHVKSHLQKYRLAKYLPESSSDADKKEPGDTLSNMEGSSSGMQITEALKLQMEVQKRLHEQLEVQRQLQLRIEAQGKYLKKIIEEQQRLSGVLSDGPGVGDNGPESDKTEPATPAPTSETPLELLDKTVKEHTPAKSLSVDESLSSHQEPSTPDSGCHDGSPAESPEGERLVKKQRVSMGGAFANPDLVLTHQILESSLNSSYQQPQSAFLAGEQFESSRNTVGNSDQLENVTAGNL, encoded by the exons ATGGATCCAGTCAATGGAGGCAACAGTCTTAACAATCCCAGTCTTGCCTCCAAACAAAGGTTACGTTGGACGCATGAGCTTCATGAACGATTTGTTGATGCTGTGGCACAACTTGGAGGACCTGATC GTGCCACTCCAAAAGGGGTTCTTAGAGTAATGGGTGTACAGGGTTTGACAATTTATCATGTCAAAAGCCATTTACAG aaaTACCGGCTTGCAAAATACTTACCTGAGTCGTCATCTGATG CTGACAAGAAGGAGCCGGGGGATACTCTTTCTAATATGGAGGGTTCATC CAGTGGGATGCAAATTACTGAAGCATTGAAGCTGCAGATGGAGGTCCAGAAGCGCTTGCATGAACAATTAGAG GTACAGAGACAGCTTCAGTTACGTATAGAGGCCCAAGGCAAGTACTTGAAAAAGATTATTGAAGAGCAACAAAGACTAAGTGGAGTTCTTTCAGATGGGCCTGGTGTGGGTGATAATGGCCCAGAATCTGACAAGACAGAACCAGCGACCCCTGCTCCAACATCTGAGACACCCCTCGAACTCCTAGACAAGACTGTCAAGGAACATACCCCAGCTAAGAGTCTTTCTGTTGATGAATCCCTATCATCTCACCAAGAACCATCAACCCCAGATTCTGGCTGCCATGATGGTTCCCCAGCCGAGAGCCCTGAAGGTGAGAGATTAGTGAAGAAGCAAAGGGTTAGCATGGGTGGAGCGTTTGCTAATCCAGATTTAGTGCTTACACACCAAATATTGGAGTCAAGTTTAAATTCTTCTTATCAGCAACCACAATCTGCTTTCCTGGCTGGAGAGCAGTTTGAATCATCAAGAAATACTGTTGGGAATAGTGATCAACTGGAAAATGTCACAGCCGGCAATCTGTAA
- the LOC133038300 gene encoding uncharacterized WD repeat-containing protein C2A9.03-like, with amino-acid sequence MSHYEGEEMGHVADDNEIAEGDDIMYLRGSENGDTDSDSDDEEYDNLENKIVDTSAADARRGQDIQGIPWERLSISREKYRQTRVEQYKNYENVPQSGEGSVKECTPTKKGGQYYEFWRNNRSVKSTILHFQLRNLVWSTSKHDVYLMSNFSVIHWSSLSTKKKEVLDVSGHVAPHEKHPGSLLEGFTQTQVSTLAVRDKLLIAGGFQGELICKYLDRPGVSFCSRTTYDENAITNAIEIYDSPSGAVHFMASNNDCGVRDFDMERFQLSKQFSYPWPVNHTSLSPDGKLLVIVGDNPDGMLVDSQTGKTIMPLCGHLDFSFASAWHPNGHTFATGNQDKTCRIWDARNLSKSVAVLKGNLGAIRSIRFTSDGQFMAMAEPADFVHVYDAKNGFEKEQEIDFFGEISGVSFSPDTEALFIGVWDRTYGSLLQYNRSRNYTYLDTLL; translated from the exons ATGTCTCATTACGAAGGGGAAGAGATGGGCCATGTTGCAGATGATAATGAAATTGCAGAAGGTGATGACATCATGTATTTGCGTGGTTCAGAAAATGGTGATACagattcagattcagatgatGAAGAATATGATAATTTG GAGAATAAAATAGTAGATACATCTGCTGCGGATGCTAGGAGAGGGCAGGATATTCAAGGAATTCCTTGGGAAAGATTGAGCATCTCTCGCGAGAAGTATAGGCAAACTAGAGTAGAACAGTATAAGAATTATGAAAATGTTCCACAATCAGGAGAAGGTTCAGTCAAG GAATGCACACCGACCAAGAAAGGGGGACAATATTATGAGTTCTGGCGAAACAATAGATCTGTAAAATCAACAATCCTTCATTTCCAA TTGAGGAACTTGGTTTGGTCTACTTCAAAGCATGATGTATATCTTATGTCAAACTTCTCAGTTATTCACTGGTCCTCTTTGAGCACGAAGAAAAAGGAAGTTCTTGATGTTTCTGGGCACGTAGCCCCCCATGAG AAACATCCTGGAAGTCTTCTGGAAGGATTCACTCAGACCCAAGTTAGTACACTAGCTGTAAGGGATAAGTTGTTAATTGCTGGAGGGTTTCAGGGTGAACTTATTTGTAAG TATCTGGATAGACCTGGTGTAAGCTTTTGTTCCAGGACAACATATGATGAAAATGCAATCACAAATGCAATTGAGATTTATGATAGCCCCAG TGGTGCTGTTCATTTCATGGCTTCAAATAATGATTGTGGAGTGAGGGACTTTGATATGGAGAGATTTCAGCTTTCCAAGCAATTTTCTTATCCTTGGCCTGTAAAT CATACCTCATTGAGTCCTGATGGCAAGCTTCTAGTCATTGTTGGTGACAATCCTGATGGAATGCTAGTTGACTCACAAACAGGAAAG ACTATAATGCCTTTATGTGGACATTTGGATTTCTCATTTGCATCCGCATGGCATCCCAATGGCCATACATTTGCCACGGGGAACCAAGACAAAACTTGTCGTATATGGGATGCTCGGAATTTATCAAAGTCTGTTGCTGTGCTCAAAGGCAATCTTGGAGCCATTCGTTCGATTCGTTTCACATCAGATGGTCAGTTTATGGCAATGGCTGAGCCAGCGGACTTTGTTCATGTCTATGATGCAAAGAATGGATTTGAGAAGGAGCAGGAGATTGATTTTTTTGGGGAGATCTCTGGTGTGTCCTTCAGCCCTGACACAGAAGCTCTCTTCATCGGTGTCTGGGACCGCACATATGGTAGTCTCCTTCAGTACAACCGCAGCAGGAACTATACATATCTCGACACTCTCTTGTGA
- the LOC133038304 gene encoding myb family transcription factor PHL7 isoform X2, giving the protein MDPVNGGNSLNNPSLASKQRLRWTHELHERFVDAVAQLGGPDRATPKGVLRVMGVQGLTIYHVKSHLQKYRLAKYLPESSSDGKKADKKEPGDTLSNMEGSSGMQITEALKLQMEVQKRLHEQLEVQRQLQLRIEAQGKYLKKIIEEQQRLSGVLSDGPGVGDNGPESDKTEPATPAPTSETPLELLDKTVKEHTPAKSLSVDESLSSHQEPSTPDSGCHDGSPAESPEGERLVKKQRVSMGGAFANPDLVLTHQILESSLNSSYQQPQSAFLAGEQFESSRNTVGNSDQLENVTAGNL; this is encoded by the exons ATGGATCCAGTCAATGGAGGCAACAGTCTTAACAATCCCAGTCTTGCCTCCAAACAAAGGTTACGTTGGACGCATGAGCTTCATGAACGATTTGTTGATGCTGTGGCACAACTTGGAGGACCTGATC GTGCCACTCCAAAAGGGGTTCTTAGAGTAATGGGTGTACAGGGTTTGACAATTTATCATGTCAAAAGCCATTTACAG aaaTACCGGCTTGCAAAATACTTACCTGAGTCGTCATCTGATG GGAAAAAAGCTGACAAGAAGGAGCCGGGGGATACTCTTTCTAATATGGAGGGTTCATC TGGGATGCAAATTACTGAAGCATTGAAGCTGCAGATGGAGGTCCAGAAGCGCTTGCATGAACAATTAGAG GTACAGAGACAGCTTCAGTTACGTATAGAGGCCCAAGGCAAGTACTTGAAAAAGATTATTGAAGAGCAACAAAGACTAAGTGGAGTTCTTTCAGATGGGCCTGGTGTGGGTGATAATGGCCCAGAATCTGACAAGACAGAACCAGCGACCCCTGCTCCAACATCTGAGACACCCCTCGAACTCCTAGACAAGACTGTCAAGGAACATACCCCAGCTAAGAGTCTTTCTGTTGATGAATCCCTATCATCTCACCAAGAACCATCAACCCCAGATTCTGGCTGCCATGATGGTTCCCCAGCCGAGAGCCCTGAAGGTGAGAGATTAGTGAAGAAGCAAAGGGTTAGCATGGGTGGAGCGTTTGCTAATCCAGATTTAGTGCTTACACACCAAATATTGGAGTCAAGTTTAAATTCTTCTTATCAGCAACCACAATCTGCTTTCCTGGCTGGAGAGCAGTTTGAATCATCAAGAAATACTGTTGGGAATAGTGATCAACTGGAAAATGTCACAGCCGGCAATCTGTAA